The region ACCGACACGTACAGCCACAGCGGCAAGGTCCACCGCGCCAGCCGGCGGTGTCGCTCCCACTGCCCCGCCAGCGCCCGCCCGATGGTAAGGACAGCCATCGGGACGATGGCCGCTGCCAGCACCGTGTGTGAGGCGAGCACGGCGTAGTAAAACGGCCGCACCCACCCCTGCCCGGTGAACGGAACCGTGCCGGCCCGGCTGTGGTAAACGAGGTAGCTGATCAAGAAGAGGATTGACGTGCCGAACGCGGCCAGCATGAAAGCGCGATGGTGTCGTATGCGCCTCCGCCGGATGTTGGCGTACCCGGCAACCAGGAAGATACCGCTCAGCGCGTTCAGCGCGGCGTTCAGCGTCGGGTGGATGGGAACGTTCACCTGCGGTTGTTTCTCCTGTTCTGCTCAGCCGACGATGCGGTTCAAGGCGTCCGGTGCGATCGCGCCAAACAGGATGACGGTGAAGATGAGCGGGCTTAGCACCACGTACACGAAGCTCAGGCGCTCAAAGCGCAGGTGCATGAAGTAGGCCATGATGAGGGCGCCCTTCATCATGGCCAGCACGACGAGCAGCGTCACCACCAGCACCCTTGGCAGGCTGACGCTCACGACGCCCAGCTCCAGCAGTGTGATGAGGAGCAGCCACACCCAGGTGCGCACGTACAGCCCATACGCAGTGCCGTGCGTGGCCTGATCTTGCGACCTTTCCGATTGCACGGGCTTCCACCCTCCCCCTACACCAGGTACAGCAGCGTGAAGATGAAGACCCATACCAGGTCCACGAAGTGCCAGTACAGCCCGGCCGTCTCGACCCCGTCCGCCGTGTAGCGCCCGATACGCACCCGCCGCACCACGGTCGCCAGGTAAATGACGCCCGCGCTCACGTGCAGCCCGTGAAAACCCGTGATGAGGAAGAACGTGGCCGAGAAGAGCGGCACCCCCCAGGGGTTGCCCCAAAGGCGGGCGCCTTCCCCGATGAAACGGCTCCACTCGTAAGCCTGCATCCCCAGGAACGCCAGGCCCCCGAGGATGGTGAAGGCAAGGAAACGAACGGCGTCTTTCCAGGCCTCCCGGCGCGACGCCGCCACCGCCATCGCCATGGTGGCGCTCGAACAGATGAGGATGAACGTCATCAGGCCCACCAGGCCCAGGTTGAAGATTTCGCTCTGCCTTGGCCACGCTGGGGCGGCCAGGCGGCTGAACCCGTACCCCGA is a window of Bacillota bacterium DNA encoding:
- a CDS encoding cytochrome c oxidase subunit 3, whose protein sequence is MMWLFLLSDTLTFGGFLSGYGFSRLAAPAWPRQSEIFNLGLVGLMTFILICSSATMAMAVAASRREAWKDAVRFLAFTILGGLAFLGMQAYEWSRFIGEGARLWGNPWGVPLFSATFFLITGFHGLHVSAGVIYLATVVRRVRIGRYTADGVETAGLYWHFVDLVWVFIFTLLYLV
- a CDS encoding cytochrome C oxidase subunit IV family protein, coding for MQSERSQDQATHGTAYGLYVRTWVWLLLITLLELGVVSVSLPRVLVVTLLVVLAMMKGALIMAYFMHLRFERLSFVYVVLSPLIFTVILFGAIAPDALNRIVG
- a CDS encoding DUF420 domain-containing protein, which translates into the protein MNVPIHPTLNAALNALSGIFLVAGYANIRRRRIRHHRAFMLAAFGTSILFLISYLVYHSRAGTVPFTGQGWVRPFYYAVLASHTVLAAAIVPMAVLTIGRALAGQWERHRRLARWTLPLWLYVSVTGAAVIYVLLYLLYPAPRSGG